In a single window of the Roseiconus lacunae genome:
- a CDS encoding matrixin family metalloprotease: MSRARRSPVKTKVDLETLEQRRLLTTFGEAWPNERELTISFPADGVAIGKEENELSSMLDQIASRQEWQELLLRAYQTWSIHSGFNVGLRNDYDLRFGTPGLTVGDPRFGEFRIGAFPQTGLVASSVPFQATAGTHSGDLLLNSNEQFTFHDWDQDLGPAPETIAPNERDLFSLFLHEAGNTLGIEDNYSPSSVMFAQYTVPKGVLTEEDIDAIQSLYGERDDPYESVDNGQVLSATVVETPNGFDPATSVLRLRGSLSAPADVDVYKVTPLIGCDTITLRVRTEGVSLLQSNLELVDATGHVLESDVSESVFDNNVEITVDGLDGRNEIYLRVSAADSDDIYSVGDYFVEVDYRDETSRAADLSPGSYQSGADALFTGFDLADFEVGSNDTLADATTLGMDHQNGGVAINEDRFEFVASTNSIDDVDVYKIKAPSGAPGRLMVHVAGVGSDAPSLNLRVVDATGQPVGTSGVARANGTFTVEVAAPQASQEYFIQVSVDPNSNVGLGNYVAVAEFDQSAASMHQLTSGTVEADADRFVRWEASKTKLFRFALSADSPDASQGVRLTIYDAHTREIKLIVRAEASTTRMAMGWLQEGEYILQFTAIANEGASVQTVDYSLGIDGLSDDQDDDPYDGDDPGYDPYDYQYNESYNYSDMYSYSSSDYYYYTYYGGGSGYGG; the protein is encoded by the coding sequence ATGTCTCGCGCTCGGCGTAGCCCTGTCAAAACGAAAGTCGATTTGGAGACGCTAGAACAGCGTCGACTGTTGACGACCTTTGGCGAAGCGTGGCCTAACGAACGGGAGCTGACGATCAGCTTTCCGGCAGATGGGGTTGCGATCGGAAAAGAGGAAAACGAACTTTCCTCGATGCTCGATCAAATTGCATCCCGCCAAGAATGGCAGGAGTTGCTGCTAAGGGCTTATCAGACTTGGTCGATTCATTCCGGATTCAACGTCGGGTTGCGCAACGACTATGACCTGCGATTTGGAACCCCCGGGTTGACCGTGGGCGACCCCAGGTTTGGTGAATTTCGAATCGGGGCGTTCCCCCAAACTGGCTTGGTTGCAAGCAGCGTGCCGTTTCAAGCAACTGCGGGGACGCACTCAGGCGACCTACTGCTCAATTCGAATGAGCAGTTTACCTTTCATGATTGGGATCAAGATTTGGGGCCCGCCCCCGAGACAATCGCTCCCAACGAGCGTGACCTCTTTAGCCTGTTTCTGCACGAAGCAGGGAACACCCTTGGGATTGAGGACAACTATTCTCCCTCGTCGGTGATGTTCGCACAGTACACCGTTCCCAAAGGCGTACTAACCGAAGAAGACATCGACGCGATCCAATCGCTCTATGGTGAGCGAGACGACCCCTATGAATCTGTCGACAACGGACAAGTGCTTTCGGCGACGGTGGTCGAGACGCCGAACGGATTCGATCCGGCGACAAGTGTCTTGCGTTTGCGCGGTAGTTTGAGTGCCCCCGCCGATGTCGATGTCTACAAGGTCACGCCGCTAATCGGTTGCGACACAATAACGCTGCGTGTTCGTACCGAGGGGGTCAGCCTATTGCAGTCGAATTTGGAACTCGTAGATGCCACAGGCCACGTTCTTGAGAGTGACGTGTCCGAATCCGTTTTCGATAACAACGTCGAAATCACGGTCGACGGGCTCGACGGGCGAAACGAAATTTATCTTCGTGTATCGGCCGCAGACAGCGACGATATCTATTCAGTCGGCGACTACTTTGTCGAAGTTGATTATCGAGACGAAACATCCCGTGCCGCCGATCTATCACCGGGGTCGTATCAATCCGGTGCAGACGCGCTGTTTACCGGCTTCGATTTGGCCGATTTTGAAGTCGGCTCGAACGATACACTCGCTGATGCGACAACGCTTGGGATGGACCATCAGAACGGTGGCGTGGCGATCAACGAAGATCGCTTCGAGTTCGTGGCGTCCACGAACTCGATCGACGACGTTGATGTCTACAAGATCAAAGCACCGTCGGGAGCCCCCGGCAGACTAATGGTGCATGTCGCCGGTGTCGGGTCGGACGCACCGTCGCTGAATCTTCGTGTGGTCGATGCGACCGGACAGCCGGTTGGGACAAGCGGAGTGGCTCGCGCCAACGGTACGTTCACCGTCGAAGTCGCGGCACCCCAGGCATCGCAGGAATACTTTATTCAAGTGAGTGTCGACCCAAATTCGAACGTCGGTCTCGGCAATTACGTCGCGGTGGCTGAATTTGACCAGTCGGCCGCATCGATGCATCAATTGACCAGTGGAACCGTCGAGGCGGACGCCGATCGATTCGTTCGCTGGGAAGCATCGAAGACGAAATTGTTCCGTTTTGCCTTATCGGCTGATTCCCCAGACGCATCTCAAGGTGTTCGCCTGACGATTTACGACGCGCACACACGCGAGATTAAACTCATCGTCCGGGCCGAGGCGTCGACCACGCGTATGGCGATGGGCTGGTTGCAAGAAGGTGAGTACATCTTGCAGTTCACGGCGATCGCGAACGAAGGGGCATCGGTCCAAACGGTCGATTACTCACTTGGTATCGATGGACTGTCCGATGACCAAGACGACGATCCCTACGACGGTGATGATCCGGGGTACGATCCCTACGATTACCAGTACAACGAAAGCTACAACTATTCCGACATGTACTCGTATTCGTCTAGTGATTACTACTATTACACGTACTACGGCGGTGGCAGCGGCTATGGCGGCTGA
- a CDS encoding tetratricopeptide repeat-containing sulfotransferase family protein, which yields MTRFPSDNREHFGDDATWCAPPPLDVMLRSLGTSANLASEKSVEDVVRRCKHELRQHQRSDHPIAMSSVQAVAASLLNDRRGQDAITLLCQHDPSQSDAATSRLYGYAAMATKDFSNALEAFDRSVRVDPHQPDCWFRMGQIAEHRFAESSGDESAAIKYYERGSFFDDEAFRSTLALSDLHHRQRRLGDAIHVLRVSLIRDARSAILHRALAPLLEKRAGNLIRFNRYRAARKLRLEALESYKILNAREPDRQTLVLQGRLQQLLHQFEPARDSFAKAVGLDPESPIPLSYLASANVDFGDLETAIEQFEYAIEKDPQRAETHFRYSRAKKFQPSKKTRQYTETLTRLIETAKPQSHRQISLNFALAKVLDDIGKYDQAWRHYQRANKIKVDRQNKGQRFHPDTDDECSTAAMTDRMIGFFSKETFRRLSHLSDPSCSPIFIVGMPRSGTTLTEQIVSSHPDIAGAGELGFIHQIRYQLSHMNPGRSPKTDRLTDAVQAYPRCLDLIDGNDVRRLGREYLDELDDFRDGATYVTDKMPTNFWHLGLIAVLFPNATIIHCRRNPMDVMVSCFCQNLNPPFCDFDQMLDYHRCYRKIMRHWECVLPMRMFHSQYEDLVGDPVGQSHRLIRHCGLEWSDSCLSFHANDRAVHTPSKWQVRQPVYQSSVEKWRKFERPLQAIAERVFLELKAEAKDALPTENHLAY from the coding sequence ATGACTCGATTTCCATCGGACAATCGCGAACACTTCGGTGACGATGCGACGTGGTGTGCTCCGCCACCGCTTGACGTGATGCTGCGCTCCCTGGGAACGTCCGCTAATCTTGCCAGTGAGAAGTCGGTGGAAGACGTCGTTCGTCGCTGCAAACATGAACTGCGTCAACATCAGCGATCTGACCACCCCATTGCGATGTCGTCGGTTCAGGCGGTTGCCGCGTCTTTGTTAAACGATCGGCGGGGGCAGGACGCGATCACGCTATTGTGTCAGCATGATCCTTCCCAATCCGACGCCGCGACTTCTCGGTTGTATGGCTATGCGGCGATGGCAACCAAGGACTTTTCGAATGCGTTGGAGGCGTTTGACCGATCGGTACGAGTGGATCCCCATCAGCCCGATTGTTGGTTCCGTATGGGGCAAATTGCCGAGCACCGTTTCGCCGAATCAAGTGGCGACGAAAGTGCGGCGATCAAGTATTACGAGCGTGGATCGTTTTTTGACGACGAGGCGTTTCGGTCGACGTTGGCGTTATCTGATTTGCATCACCGACAACGTCGACTCGGCGATGCGATCCATGTCTTGCGGGTCAGCCTAATTCGAGATGCCCGCTCGGCAATTCTGCATCGTGCTCTCGCCCCGCTCTTGGAGAAGCGTGCGGGCAATCTGATTCGCTTCAACCGTTATCGTGCCGCGAGGAAGCTGCGTTTAGAGGCATTGGAAAGTTACAAAATCCTGAATGCGCGGGAACCTGATCGACAAACGTTGGTCTTGCAAGGCCGTCTGCAGCAGTTGTTGCATCAATTTGAACCGGCCCGAGACAGTTTCGCCAAAGCGGTGGGGTTGGACCCGGAATCCCCCATCCCATTGAGCTATCTCGCGAGTGCGAATGTTGATTTCGGCGATCTGGAGACGGCGATCGAACAATTTGAATACGCGATCGAGAAAGACCCTCAGCGAGCAGAAACTCACTTTCGATACTCACGAGCTAAGAAGTTTCAGCCAAGCAAGAAAACGCGGCAGTACACCGAGACGCTTACCCGATTGATCGAAACCGCCAAACCACAAAGTCATCGACAAATCAGTTTGAATTTTGCCTTGGCAAAGGTATTGGACGACATCGGGAAATACGATCAGGCATGGCGGCATTATCAACGGGCGAACAAAATCAAGGTCGATCGTCAAAACAAGGGACAGCGTTTTCATCCCGATACCGATGATGAGTGTTCCACCGCGGCGATGACAGATCGCATGATTGGCTTTTTCAGCAAGGAAACGTTTCGGCGTTTGTCACACCTGTCCGATCCTAGTTGTTCGCCAATTTTTATCGTCGGGATGCCTCGTTCAGGAACGACGTTGACCGAACAAATCGTCAGCAGTCATCCCGACATCGCCGGGGCGGGAGAACTCGGTTTCATTCACCAGATACGGTACCAGCTTTCGCATATGAATCCGGGGCGTTCGCCGAAGACGGATCGATTGACCGATGCCGTCCAGGCGTACCCGCGTTGCCTGGATTTAATTGATGGGAACGACGTTCGAAGGCTAGGTCGCGAGTACCTAGATGAACTGGATGATTTTCGCGATGGTGCGACCTACGTGACCGACAAGATGCCAACCAACTTTTGGCATCTTGGCTTGATCGCCGTTCTATTTCCCAACGCGACGATCATCCATTGCCGTCGCAATCCGATGGATGTGATGGTTTCGTGCTTCTGCCAGAATTTGAATCCGCCTTTCTGTGATTTCGATCAGATGCTTGATTACCATCGCTGCTATCGAAAGATCATGCGGCATTGGGAATGCGTGCTGCCGATGCGAATGTTCCATAGCCAATACGAGGACTTAGTTGGTGATCCGGTTGGTCAGTCGCATCGATTGATTCGCCACTGTGGGCTTGAGTGGTCTGATTCATGTTTGTCGTTCCACGCCAATGACCGTGCCGTTCATACTCCTAGTAAATGGCAGGTTCGCCAACCGGTTTACCAGTCCTCGGTCGAAAAGTGGCGGAAGTTTGAGCGGCCTCTACAGGCAATCGCCGAACGCGTTTTCTTGGAACTGAAAGCGGAAGCGAAAGACGCTCTCCCTACTGAAAATCATCTTGCCTACTGA